In Ruegeria sp. YS9, the genomic window CCCCGCTATGTGAGAGGCCCCCGTAGGTGCCAAGGGTATAGGGCCCCGAAGGTCCCCGGTTCAAAATATCTAAGGCCCCGGAACGAATCCGAGGCCGCAAGATTGGGTGCGTTTAGCAGTGTTGGGACCGGGTGACAAGAGAGAGTATCAAACTTCTTCTGTGGCCGTGAATACCACACCCTGGCCGAACGCGTCGTGGTTAATGGCCGGGATGTTAAACCCAGAAATGCACGAGTTGTCGCTGGAACTCAGAGAGCGGGAACAGGACCTGACAGAAAAGGTTGAAATCGTTTCCTGTGAACTTTGGTGCAGTGAGCCCTCATGGGAAGGTTCGGAGGCCGGGTTTATTGGTGCCGGGCCAGAAGGTTTCGCGGAAACCGATCTGGCAAAGTGCTGCCCCTGCAATCAGTCCAATGTATGCTATGTTGAGCCGCTGCTGCTTGGCGGCCGCATCCATGAGCGGGCTGGGGAAGCACTCGACCGAGTGACCGTAATCGTCAATCTATCACGATATCCGCGGGGGTCGGGTTGATCCGGAATGGAGCGGTTGTGTGACGGGCGGGGCATTCGGAGAGCCGTGATACAAAGAACACCCCCCGTAGGCCGGGCTTCAGCCCGGCATCCACCATTCCCCTCAGAGCGATTGAAGGGTTTTGAGGCCATTCATCGGCGGATGTTGGTAAAGTGTGGGTGTTTCGAGGGGTGCCGGGCTGAAGCCCGGCCTACCAGTTGGCGTGAAGGGAGCGAGCACTCAACTTACGCTTACTTGTTTTCTAGGTATTCCACACATGTGTCTCCAATTCTGCGATGGTTCGCATTTAGATTTCCTTGGCGATAAAAATCCTCAACCAAGCCGGCTGCAAAGCACGAAATAAATGCACCCTTTTGAGCCTGCTCTGTCGAAAACCCGTCCTCCACCAATTTGGTTTGCAATCTTGAAACGGACACAATGTAAACGTCAGAATTTAGTGTGTCGCCAAAGACGCGGCTCGAAAGCTGATAAAAATGCGTATCTACAATTGACAGAACAGTCTGGAATGAAGAGTAGAGTTTTGCTGGAACAAAATCGATATCTTCTCGATTTTCTATGAAAACCACAATCACATCAGACTTTTCTGGATCCACCCATTTGTCTGTGAAATCGAATTTTCCCTGCTCACTATCGTGCTTATGCAAGAAATGAGTGAAATCCGCTGGCGCGGCAAAGGTAGTAACCTTCTTTGGTGTCTCAGCAAATGCACTACCCGTACCGCAAACTAGGAAAGCAGAAATCTGGACACAGCGCGCCGCTAACCTAATCATTAACAAGACATCTCCATTTCGGCTTTTTCAGCCATACGATCCCCGTCCAGCCTCACCGCGCAAACTTCTTATGCTTCAACCGTTTGGGTTCCAGCGCATCCGGCCCCAACCGCCGCTTTTTATCCTCTTCGTAATCCTCGAAGTTGCCCTCGAACCACTCCACATGCGCGTCGCCTTCAAACGCCAGAATATGCGTGCAAATCCGGTCGAGGAAGAAACGGTCGTGCGAGATCACCACGGCGCAGCCGGCGAAATCGACAAGGGCATCTTCCAGCGCGCGCAGGGTTTCGACGTCGAGGTCGTTGGTCGGCTCATCCAGCAGCAGGACGTTGCCGCCCTCTTTCAGCAGGCGGGCCATGTGGACGCGGTTGCGCTCACCCCCTGACAGCAGAGAGACCTTTTTCTGCTGGTCGCCGCCCTTGAAGTTGAAGGACGAGCAATAGGCGCGGGAATTGACCTGCGCGTCGCCCAGCTGGATGATCTCGGCGCCGCCGGTGATCGCCTCCCACACGGTGTCGTTGTCGTTGAGGTCGTCGCGCGACTGATCGACATAGGACAGCTGCACCGTATCGCCGTATTCGATGGTGCCGGCGTCGGGCTTTTCCTGGCCGGTGAGCATTTTGAACAGGGTCGATTTACCGGCGCCGTTGGGGCCGATCACGCCGACGATGCCACCGGGCGGCAGGCTGAACGAGAGATTTTCGATCAGTTGCTTGTCGCCCATGTGCTTGGCCAGCCCATTGACCTCGATCACTTTGCTGCCCAGGCGCGGGCCGTTGGGGATGACGATCTGAGCGCGGGTCAGTTTTTCGCGCTCGGACTGTTCGGCCAGCTCGTTATAGGCGTTGATCCGGGCTTTGGACTTGGCCTGACGCGCCTTTTGACCCTGACGCATCCATTCCAGTTCGCGCTGTAGCGTCTTCTGCTTGGATTTGTCCTCGCGGGCTTCCTGCTCCAGCCGCTTGGCCTTTTGTTCCAGCCACGAGGAGTAGTTGCCCTCGTAGGGGATGCCGCGGCCGCGGTCCAATTCGAGAATCCAGCCGGTGATGTCATCCAGGAAGTAGCGGTCGTGGGTGACGATCAGGATGGTACCTTTGTAGTCGATCAGGTGCTGTTGCAGCCAGGCGATGGTCTCGGCGTCAAGGTGGTTGGTCGGTTCGTCCAACAGCAGCATGTCGGGCGCTTCCAGCAGCAGCTTGCACAGCGCCACGCGGCGTTTTTCACCGCCCGAAAGATTGGCGATGTCGGCGTCGTCCGGCGGGCAGCGCAGCGCCTCCATCGAAACGTCGATCTGGCTGTCCAGATCCCACAGGTTTTCCGCGTCGATCGCGTCCTGAAGGGCAGTCATTTCCTCCATCAGCTCGTCCGAGTAGTTCTCGGCGATCTCCATCGCGATCTCGTTGAACCGGTCGACCTTGGCCTTTTTCCCGGCCACGCCCAGCATGACGTTTTCACGAACGGTCAGGGATTCGTCCAGTTGCGGTTCCTGCGGCAGATAGCCGACCTTGGCACCCTCGGCGGCCCATGCCTCGCCGGTGAAGTCGGTGTCGAGGCCGGCCATGATCTTCATCAGGGTCGATTTACCCGCACCGTTGACGCCGACGACACCGATCTTCACGCCGGGCAGAAAGCTCAGGTGGATGTTTTCAAAGCATTTCTTGCCACCGGGATAGGTCTTGGAGACACCCTGCATGTGGTAGACATATTGATAGGCGGCCATGTCGCGTCCTCTGGGTCGGGAAATCAGGTTGAAACGCTGGATATCCGAGCGGGACGGGCGGGGCAAGCTGGTGGTATTGTGAATTTCGTCTTTGGGCCGGGCGGCATAGTCTGAGTGCGCTGAAAATGGGGGCGTTATGCCGGAACTGGCGGAATTGATTGCGGGTTGGGCGCAGCCCGGTTGCGTAACTTGGATCGGAGCGCGACCAGAGCGCCGGGCCGAGATGGTGTCACTGGAGGAATCCGTGATTGCTGAGGCCGGTCTGATCAGTGACCGCGCCCGCGTTGGCAAGCGGGCAGTGACTTTGATCCAGCAGGAGCATCTGGCGGCGATTGGGTCGTACTTGGGGCAGGGGCCGGTTGCGCCCGCGGTTCTGCGGCGCAATCTGGTGGTGTCGGGGATCAATCTGGCGGCGCTCAAAGGACGCGAGGTGCAGGTGGGCGAGGCTATTTTGCGATTTACAGTGATCTGTGCGCCATGCAGCCGGATGGAAGAAGCGCTGGGCAAGGGCGGCTATTCCGCCGTGCGTGGGCACGGAGGATGGTGTGCCGAAGTCGTGCGACCCGGGCGGGTTCGGCTGGGCGATGTGGTGCAACCTGTTGATTGACAACGCCCCGCAGTTCTGAACATCAGCAGGGTATGGAGCGGTACGGCATACCCTATGCGCGACCTGGGCAGGTCGTCGGTCTGTTCGGCGGGTCGTTTGATCCACCGCATCAAGGCCATGTGCATGTCACGCTTGAGGCGATGAAGGCGTTCGGGCTGGATCGGGTTTGGTGGCTGGTATCGCCGGGCAATCCGTTGAAGGAACGCGGGCCGGCCCCCATGGACAGGCGACTGTCGGCAGCACGGAATGTGATGCAGCACCCAGGGGTCGAGGTGACGGACATCGAGGCGCTCACGGGTACGCGCGCGACTGCGGATACTCTGACAGCATTGCAGCGATTGTATCCACAGGTCCGATTTGTCTGGCTGATGGGGGCGGACAATCTGGCGCAATTTCACCGCTGGAAAGATTGGCGGAGGATCATGGACAGCGTCCCTGTCGGTGTGGTCGCACGGCCCGGCGACCGGATATCCGCCCGGATGTCCAGGGCGGCGCGGGTTTATGCCAAGTACAGGATCGACGGGCAGGCGCGGCATCTTTTGGGGCGGGCGCAGGCTCCGGCCTGGTGTTTCGTGAACGTGCCGATGGTTGATGTCAGTTCCACTGAGATTCGGACACGCGGCGAATGGCGCGCGGAAGTGTTGCCGGAATAGCCTTGCCGGGCGCATAATCGCGGCGAGTGGTTGCGCGCATTTGATCTGTGGGATTTTATTTCACCTATGACTGGTCGTTTTTCACGTCGTGTGTTTCTGGGGGGATTGGGGGCATCTCTGATCCCGGTAGCTGGTCTGGCGCAGGCGCCGTTGGTCTCGCTCAGGCCGCGCGCGCGTGGTGTGCCGTTGAGTGGCGCCGAGCGTTTGGTCGCAGCCGCAGGGTTGACGGGCGAAGTTGTTTTCGCCGTTGCGGATGTGGCGACGGGGACGACGCTGGAGGTTTTTGGCGAAGGTACGGGTTTGCCCCCGGCCAGCGTCGGCAAGGCGATGACCGCGCTTTACGCACTGGACGTTCTGGGACCTGACCATCGGTTCGAAACCCGTTTGATCGCAGATGGGCCAATTGAAAACGGAATTCTGCATGGCGATCTGATACTGGCAGGCGGGGGCGATCCGCTGTTGGACACGGATGCGCTGGCCACGATGGCGGCCAACCTGCGCGAAGCCGGAATTATCGAGGTTCGCGGAGCCTTCAAGGTCTATGACGGGGCGCTGCCCTTCGTGTTCAGTATTGATCCCGGACAGCCGGATCATGTGGGGTACAGCCCGGCGATCAGTGGGATATCGTTGAATTTCAATCGGGTCCATTTCGAGTGGAAGCGTGCCGGTAAGGGTTATGATGTGACCATGGATGCACGCAGCGCGCGCTATGTGCCGGCAGTGGATGTGGCAGCCATGCGGGTCGAGAACCGCAGCTTGCCGATCTATACGTATCAGCCAAGCCCGCGTCAGGATCGCTGGACCGTGGCCAAGGGCGCGCTGGGCAATGGCGGCGCGCGCTGGCTGCCTGTACGCAAACCGGCATTGTACGCGGGTGATGTGTTTCGCACTTTGGCCCGATCCAATGGAATCGTTCTGAATCGGGTGCAGGTGACACGAGAGGCGCCAAAAGGTGTCGACCTTGTCGTGCATCGCAGCGATCCATTGGACAGTATTTTGCGCGGGATGCTGAAATACTCAACCAACCTGACGGCCGAGATGGTCGGATTGGCCGCAACCAAAGCGCGCGGCATTGACCCGCGGAACCTGGCAGAGTCGGCGGCCGAGATGAATCTCTGGGCGTCTCAGAGCTTTGGCGTGAACGGGATCGCGATGGTCGATCATTCCGGTCTTGGCGATGCCTCGCGTATGGTGCCGGCGGATCTGGTCGCGGCCCTTGTCGCGGCCCGGAAAATGGGCGCATTGCGCCCATTGATGAAGCCATTTGCCTTGACGGATCGCAATGGACGGCCGGTCAAGAACCACCCGATCAAGGTCGATGCCAAGACAGGGACATTGAACTTCGTATCCGGGCTGGGCGGTTTCCTGACAACGGCGGACGGGGTTGATCTGGCTTTTGCCATTTTTACGGCGGACGTGGCCCATCGCGCCAAGATCCCACGCGCACAACGTGAACGGCCTGAAGGTGCGCGCAGTTGGAACCGCAGGTCGCGGAAACTGCAACGGGCCTTGCTGGAACGTTGGGGCGCACTCTACGGAAGCTGAAACCCGTAGATTGCCCGGATCAGACCGTGTGGCGTGCGCGCGCCCCGCGTTCGATTGCGGCGGCATGCAGACGGTCGATATTCAGCTCGTACCGGATTTCTTCCAGCAGGCGCAGTTCCGTTTCGGCCAGCGCACCATCGGCAGCCGCAACATCGCAAGCCAGAGCATAGGCCGTTTCGTTCAGACGCTCGGGCAGGTTTTCACGGATCAGGCCAAACAGCGCATCCAGCCCGTCTTCCTGTTCGAACAGGTCAAAAACAACCTG contains:
- the ettA gene encoding energy-dependent translational throttle protein EttA, coding for MAAYQYVYHMQGVSKTYPGGKKCFENIHLSFLPGVKIGVVGVNGAGKSTLMKIMAGLDTDFTGEAWAAEGAKVGYLPQEPQLDESLTVRENVMLGVAGKKAKVDRFNEIAMEIAENYSDELMEEMTALQDAIDAENLWDLDSQIDVSMEALRCPPDDADIANLSGGEKRRVALCKLLLEAPDMLLLDEPTNHLDAETIAWLQQHLIDYKGTILIVTHDRYFLDDITGWILELDRGRGIPYEGNYSSWLEQKAKRLEQEAREDKSKQKTLQRELEWMRQGQKARQAKSKARINAYNELAEQSEREKLTRAQIVIPNGPRLGSKVIEVNGLAKHMGDKQLIENLSFSLPPGGIVGVIGPNGAGKSTLFKMLTGQEKPDAGTIEYGDTVQLSYVDQSRDDLNDNDTVWEAITGGAEIIQLGDAQVNSRAYCSSFNFKGGDQQKKVSLLSGGERNRVHMARLLKEGGNVLLLDEPTNDLDVETLRALEDALVDFAGCAVVISHDRFFLDRICTHILAFEGDAHVEWFEGNFEDYEEDKKRRLGPDALEPKRLKHKKFAR
- a CDS encoding MOSC domain-containing protein codes for the protein MPELAELIAGWAQPGCVTWIGARPERRAEMVSLEESVIAEAGLISDRARVGKRAVTLIQQEHLAAIGSYLGQGPVAPAVLRRNLVVSGINLAALKGREVQVGEAILRFTVICAPCSRMEEALGKGGYSAVRGHGGWCAEVVRPGRVRLGDVVQPVD
- a CDS encoding nicotinate-nucleotide adenylyltransferase, which codes for MERYGIPYARPGQVVGLFGGSFDPPHQGHVHVTLEAMKAFGLDRVWWLVSPGNPLKERGPAPMDRRLSAARNVMQHPGVEVTDIEALTGTRATADTLTALQRLYPQVRFVWLMGADNLAQFHRWKDWRRIMDSVPVGVVARPGDRISARMSRAARVYAKYRIDGQARHLLGRAQAPAWCFVNVPMVDVSSTEIRTRGEWRAEVLPE
- the dacB gene encoding D-alanyl-D-alanine carboxypeptidase/D-alanyl-D-alanine-endopeptidase, giving the protein MTGRFSRRVFLGGLGASLIPVAGLAQAPLVSLRPRARGVPLSGAERLVAAAGLTGEVVFAVADVATGTTLEVFGEGTGLPPASVGKAMTALYALDVLGPDHRFETRLIADGPIENGILHGDLILAGGGDPLLDTDALATMAANLREAGIIEVRGAFKVYDGALPFVFSIDPGQPDHVGYSPAISGISLNFNRVHFEWKRAGKGYDVTMDARSARYVPAVDVAAMRVENRSLPIYTYQPSPRQDRWTVAKGALGNGGARWLPVRKPALYAGDVFRTLARSNGIVLNRVQVTREAPKGVDLVVHRSDPLDSILRGMLKYSTNLTAEMVGLAATKARGIDPRNLAESAAEMNLWASQSFGVNGIAMVDHSGLGDASRMVPADLVAALVAARKMGALRPLMKPFALTDRNGRPVKNHPIKVDAKTGTLNFVSGLGGFLTTADGVDLAFAIFTADVAHRAKIPRAQRERPEGARSWNRRSRKLQRALLERWGALYGS
- a CDS encoding tellurite resistance TerB family protein, coding for MTEQVPHPMSPQDCLVAIMVAVSASDENIRTAELVKIEVAVNMLPVFAGYDSDRTRRVSQVVFDLFEQEDGLDALFGLIRENLPERLNETAYALACDVAAADGALAETELRLLEEIRYELNIDRLHAAAIERGARARHTV